Below is a window of Sinorhizobium meliloti DNA.
TATCGGCGAATATTCGCTCGCTGCGCATATCGCTACCGGGCGCCTTGTTCCGGTGCTGGAAGAGTGGTGCCCCGCCTATCCCGGGCTCAGCCTCTATTTTTCGCAACGTCGTCACATGCCCGCCAAACTGCGCGCCTTCATTGACCTGATCAGGGAACAAGCCGTTTGACCAATGGGGTAAAATTGCGCCAAATCATGGGGAGCATGCGCCGGCCCAATTGATGCCGCTCAATCGACTTTGCGGACAGGCTGCTTTTGGATGCGCACAATCGAGGAAGAGGAGATTACCATGGATCAGAAGAGCGATAGTGCGGGCAAGTGTCCCGTCGCACACACGGCACCGAGAGGCAGATCGAACCGCGATTGGTGGCCGGATCAGTTGGACGTCCAGGTTCTGCACCGGCATTCCGGTCTTTCCGATCCGTTGGGCAATACGTTCAACTACGCCGAGGAGTTCAAGAAGCTCGACCTCGATGCGCTGAAGCGGGACCTGCATGCACTGATGACGGATTCGCAGGACTGGTGGCCGGCCGACTTCGGCCATTATGGCGGGCTCTTCATCCGCATGGCCTGGCACAGCGCCGGCACCTACCGCATCACCGACGGCCGTGGCGGCGCCGGTCAGGGCCAGCAGCGTTTCGCGCCGCTCAACAGCTGGCCGGACAACGCCAATCTCGACAAGGCCCGACGTTTGCTGTGGCCGATCAAGCAGAAGTACGGCAACAGGATTTCCTGGGCGGATCTGTTGATCCTGACCGGCAATGTCGCGCTCGAATCCATGGGCTTCAAGACCTTCGGCTTTGCCGGCGGCCGGGTCGACGTATGGGAGCCCGAGGAACTGTTCTGGGGACCGGAAGGCACCTGGCTGGGCGACGAGCGCTACAGCGGCGAACGGCAACTGAGCGAGCCGCTTGCCGCCGTGCAGATGGGCCTCATCTACGTCAACCCGGAGGGCCCGAACGGCAATCCCGATCCGGTTGGTGCCGCGCACGATATCCGCGAAACCTTTGCCCGCATGGCTATGAACGACGAAGAGACGGTGGCGCTGATCGCCGGCGGCCACACCTTCGGCAAGACGCATGGCGCGGGCGATCCCTCGTTCATCGGCGCAGACCCGGAAGGCGGCGCGATCGAGGATCAGGGTCTCGGCTGGAAGAGCACCTTCGGCACCGGCGTCGGCAAGGACGCGATCACGGGCGGGCCGGAAGTGACCTGGTCGCAGACGCCCACCCGCTGGAGCAACCACTTCTTCGAAAACCTGTTCAACCACGAGTGGGAACTGACCAAGAGCCCCGCCGGCGCATATCAATGGAAGGCAAAGAACGCCGAGGCTTCCATCCCCGATGCCTATGACGCCTCCAGGAAGCACGTTCCGACCATGCTGACCACGGATTTGTCGCTGCGTTTCGATCCCGCTTACGAGAAAATCTCGCGCCGCTTCCTCGAAAATCCGGACCAGTTCGCCGACGCTTTCGCCCGCGCCTGGTTCAAGCTGACCCACCGCGACATGGGGCCGAAGGTTCGCTATCTCGGCCCTGAGGTCCCGGCCGAGGACCTGATCTGGCAGGACGTGATCCCGGCCGTCGACCACAGGCTGGTCGACGAGACGGACATAGCCGGCCTCAAGGCGAAGGTCCTCGCTTCCGGCCTGTCGGTGCAGGAACTTGTCTCGACCGCATGGGCTTCCGCCTCGACCTTCCGCGGCTCCGACAAGCGCGGCGGCGCCAATGGTGCGCGAATCCGCCTGGCGCCCCAGAAAGACTGGGAGGTCAACCAGCCGACTCAGCTCGCCAGGGTTCTCTCTGTGCTTGAGGGCATACAGAGGGACTTCAACGCCGCCCAGACCGGCGGCAAGAGGATCTCGCTTGCGGATCTGATCGTGCTTGCAGGTGGCGCCGCCGTCGAAAAGGCGGCGAAGGCCGGTGGCCACGATATCGCCGTTCCGTTCACGCCGGGTCGCATGGATGCCTCGGAGGCACAGACCGACGCCGCATCCTTCGCCGCGCTGGAGCCTCGTGCCGATGGTTTCCGCAACTATGTGAGCACCAGCCGCCGGCAATTCATGAAACCGGAAGAGGCGCTTGTGGATCGCGCTCAGCTGCTGACGCTGACCGCCCCGGAAATGACCGTTCTCGTCGGCGGCCTGCGCGTGCTGAAGGCGGGCGAGCCCAGGCATGGCGTCTTCACGTCGCGGCCCGAATCGCTGACGAACGACTTCTTCGTCAACCTGCTCGATATGGGTACGCAGTGGTCACCCATCGCAGGCGAAGAAGGCGTATACGAAGGCCGAGACCGCAAGACCGGCGCTGCGCGGTGGACCGGCACCCGCGTCGACCTGATCTTCGGCTCGCATTCACAGCTGCGCGCCTTTGCGGAGGTGTACGCCCAGTCTGATGCCGGAGAGAAGTTCGTGAAGGACTTCGTCGCGGCCTGGACCAAGGTCATGAACGCCGACCGCTTCGATCTGGTATGATTGGCGAGGCCAGGACGTGGCTTGAACCATGTCCTGGCCTTCCCCCGGATCGTCGTGAAATGCGCTAACCGTCTTCAGCTTCTTTCGCCGTGCTGCCGATCAGCGTCAGACACAGCAAAGCCAGCAGCGCAGCGAGGCTACTCGCCAAGGCTAGCGGCAACCAGCCTATGTCGATGAAAGGAGCGGCGGCGGCGGTACCTCCGGCAGTGATCCCAAGTATAGCGGCAACGACCAATGCGGCGCCGCGTGAATGATCCCCTCTTGAGGCAAGGATTGCCTGGTGGAAACCGATTGGTCCCCGGATGCCGAACGCGCCGTTTGCGGTCATCCACAGGGGCACGAGCACAGTCAAACTGCGTCCGCCGAGGGATGTGTAGAGAAGGATCAGGAAGAAGCCAAGAACCACAGCTCCGGTACCGATCATGATCATGCGTCCGGTACCGAATCTTCGGGCAAGCGCATTGGACGCGTTCGACGCCAGTATAAAAAGGGCGATGCCGAAAACTTGAAGGAGAATGAAGTCTCCGATCGTCATGCCCAATGCCCCTGTCATCACTGCGGGGGCGCCGAATACAAAGATGAGAATGCTGCCGAGGGAAAGCGCCTGGCTTAAGCCGTGCCGAAGAAAGTCGCGATTGCGGATGATCGACATATAGCTTCGGTGGAGCTCAAGAGCCTCGAGCCGGTCCGGAAGCGATTGACGGTAGGCCCAGCTGCCGATGGCGCAGAGAATTGCAAGTCCGGCCAGCATAAGGAAAGAAGTCTGCCATCCCCCCACCGCCATAAGATAGGCTCCGACGATGGGCGCAAGAGCCGGCGTCAAGGACTCGATGGAGCCGAGCCTGCCGAACATGGAAGGCGCCTTGTCCGCAGGATAAAGCCCGTGAATAAAGCCCGGCGCGAAAACCGCCGGGCCCGAGCCGAACGCGCCTTGCGCGAAACGCAAGACGACCAGCCATTCCAAGGTCGGCGCGTAGGCAGACAGAAGAGACGTGACGGCAAACAGGCCCAGCGACCAGACCAACAGCTTGCGGCGAGAGTACCTCGCCCCGAGTTCCCCGAAGGTAAGCAGTCCCACGAGCGTGCCCCCGGCATAGGCTGCGAGGACCATCTGCGCCAATGCCGCAGTCCCGCCGAATGCCGTCGGCATGGCCGGAATTGCAGGCAGCACCAAGTCAGTCCCCGCGATTCCGAGGACGGTGCCGAATGAGATCAGCAGGAACATGACGGTTGGCGAAGCATTCACGGACATACCCGCCCATAACATGCAGACTTCGCTTAACCAATCGCACTTTGCTTATCGGTTTCACCACAAATCTTGATGGCCCAGGGCAGATGCTCCGTCCGAATCTGCGCTTCAGGGCAGCTGCAGCACGTCGGGGTGCTGCAGCGGTGCGTCCTTGATCCAGATCTCAGCGCCTTGGCGCCCAGTGATCGCTTCGAGCGCCTCTCCTGCGGGCAACCGGCCCCAACTCTGCGGCTCCAGTTGCTCACCCCTGGATGCGAGGCCGCCGGAAAGGACGAGGAACTCGAGCCCACGGCGATTTTCGACGCTGACGGCTGAACCCGGCAGCCAGGTTTCTATCGACACCCGCTCTTTTCCGTCGTCGAACAGGACGCGCGCTGCCTCGACCCCCTCGCGCAGCGGCGCCGATTCACCCTCTCCAGGGTAGCGAACGATTTGCGTGCCGTCGCCCTCACGATATTGCCAGAGCCGCACGAAGATCGTGCAGCCATCCTTCGAGGCAGGTATATGCGAGGTGCCGGGCGGATTGCGGAAATAGCTGCCCGCAGGATAGTCGCCGTGCTCGTCCTCAAACGTCCCTTCGAGCACGAGGATTTCCTCGCCGCCGCTATGGACGTGGCGTGGAAAGGCGCTGCCCGGCGCATAGCGAACGATCGAGGTTGCGCGCGCAACTTCGCCTCCGATACGGTAGAGCATGCGGCGATCCACCCCTGCGGCGGGGCTTGGAACCCAGTCGAGTTTAGCCGAATGGACGATTACGGGTTTCGTCAGGTCTTCATTGATGCGCATCTGACCGGTCTCCCATTGCCACGACTATACGGAACTTCCCGTCACCGGACCTCATTTTTCTCAACAGTTCCGTGGCCCGCTTCAGCGGCATGGGATCAGCGCTGCAGCACCGGGGGAACGTAGTCGCGTCCCATGTCGATCGAGGCGGGACGCCCGGCGAGGAAAAGCTCGCCGACGCGCGGCGCGGTTTTCGCGATGACCTTGCCTGCCTTGATGACGAACAACCGGTTCGGTTTCAGCCTCAACGCCTCGGTCACGTCGGCGGCCTGAAGCACGACCAGGTCGGCATTGCAGCCGGTCTCGAGGCCGTAGCCTTCGAGCCCCATGGTCTTTGCCGAATTGACGGTGAGCGCGTCGAAGATCTTGCGCTTATCGTCAATGCCGGCCATCTGCGCGACATGGATCGCCATATGGCCGACCTCCAGCATGTCGCCGGAGCCCATCGAGTACCAGGGGTCCATGACGCAGTCGTGTCCGAAGGAGACGTTGAGGCCGGCCGCCATCAGCTCGCGCACCCGCGTCATGCCCCGCCGCTTCGGATAGGTGTCGTGACGGCCCTGAAGCATGATGTTGATCAGCGGATTGGGGATCACGTTGATCTCCGCCTCGGCCATCAGCGGGATGAGCTTCGAGACATAGTAGTTGTCCATCGAATGCATCGAGGTGAGATGCGAACCAGCCACGCGCCCCTTGAGCCCGAACCGCACCGTCTGGGCGGCGAGCGTCTCAATGTGGCGCGACAACGGATCGTCGGTTTCGTCACAATGCATGTCGACCGGCAGGCCGCGGTCGGCGGCGATCCGGCACAGCGCCTCGACGGAGCGGGCGCCGTCTTCCATCGTCCGCTCGAAGTGAGGAATGCCGCCAACGATGCCGATGCCCATATCAAGCGCCCGCTCGAGCGAGGCGACGCCGTCGGGCGCGCGGTAATATCCGTCCTGTGGGAAGGCGACAAGCTGCAGTTCGATATAGGGTGCGACCTTTTCCTTGACCTCGAGCAGCGCTTCGGCCGTGACGAGGCGCGGATCGGACGTGTCCACGTGGCTGCGAATATAGAGAAGGCCCTGGGTCACGGCGAGGTCGCAATAGCGAAGCGCTCGTTCGACGAGGGCTTCCTTCGTCAGCAGCGGCCGCAGCTCGCCCCAGAGCGCGATGCCCTCGAGCAGCGTGCCGGAGACGTTCATGCGCGGCAAACCGAGTGACAGCGTCGCATCCATGTGGAAATGGGGATCGCAGAAGGGAGGGCTGACCAGGCGGCCGGACGTGTCGATCTCCTCGCCGGCGGTCGCGGCTATCGACTTCTCGATGGCGGCGATCTTGCCGCCGGCAACGCCGATATCAAAGCCCTGCCGGCCGTCCGGCAGGTTCGCATTGCGGATGATCAGGTCGAACATGGGTCAGTCCTTCGGATTTAGCGCTCGCCGCGCCGGTAGGGTTGCATCAGCGCCTGCGGAACGCGGGCGCGCCGGGCCATGAGCGCCAGCGCTGCGATCGACATCAGATAGGGGATCATCAGGAAGATCTGATAGGGGACGACGCCGCTCAGCCGCGCCTGCAGGCGCAGCTGGAAGCCGTCGAACAGTGCAAACAGCAGCGCTCCGACGAGGGCGCGGCCCGGCCGCCAGGAGGCGAAGACGACGAGCGCTATGCAGATCCAGCCCCGCCCCTGCACCATGGTCGGGAAGAAGCTGTTGAAGGCCGAGAGCGTCAGGAAGGCGCCGCCGATGCCCATCAGCGCGCTACCGACGACGACGGAACCAAAGCGGATCGCCATCGGGTTGATGCCTTGCGCCTCGGCGGCGTGCGGATTTTCCCCCGTCATGCGGATCGCCAGGCCTAGCGGCGTACGGAAAAGGATGTAGCCGAGCGCCAGCGCCAGCAGGATCGCCGCATAGGTCGGCGGCGTCTGCGTGAAGAGCGCCGGACCCAGGAAGGGGAGGGACGATAGCACCGGCACGTCGATCGGCTGGAACGGCTCGATCGTCGGCGGCGTACCCGCGACCGGTACCAGCAGACGGAAGACGTAGTAGCTGAAGCTCGAGGCGAAAAGCGTCACCCCGAGGCCGGACACATGCTGCGACAATCCGAGCGTGACCGTCAGGCCCGCATGCAAGAGGCCGAAGATCCCGCCGGAGAGACCCGCGACGAGAATGCCCGTCCACAGGTCGGCGCCGTTATAGACCGTAAGCCAGCCGATCATCGCGCCGAAAGTCATGATGCCCTCGATGCCGAGATTCAGGACGCCGGAGCGCTCGCACAGGAGCGCGCCGAGTGTGCCGAGGATCAGCGGCGTGGCGATGCGCAGGACGGCCGCCCAGAGGCCGGCGGAAGCGAAAATGTCGATGACGGCGTTCATCGGCGAATCCTGTACTGGGTGAAGAAGACACCGGTCAGCATGCTGATCAGCGCCAAGGCCACCGTGACATCGGCTATGTAGGAGGGGATACCCATGCTGCGGCTCATCCCGTCGGCCCCGACGAACATGACCGCCGTGAACAGGGCGGCAAGCACCACGCCCAGGGGGTGGAGATTGGCGAGCATGGCGACGACGATGCCGGAATAGCCGTAACCCGGCGACAGGTCCGTCGTCACATAGCCCTGCACGCCCATGACTTCGATAGCCCCCGCAAGGCCCGCGAGCCCGCCTGAAATGCAGGCCACCGTGACCAGGGTACGGCCGAGCGGCACGCCGGCGAAGACCGCCCCGGCCGGATTGAGGCCGGCTGCTCGCGACTGCATGCCGAACACCGTGCGCGACTGAACGAGATGGACGGCGACGGCGAGGACGAGTGCGATCATCAGCCCGATATGGAGGCGGGATCGGGCGAAAAGCTTCGGCAGGACCGCCGCGTCGGCGACCGGTTGCGACTGCGGCCATCCGAAGCCCATCGGGTCCTTGAGCGGGCCGTCGATCAGCATGGAGACGAAGAGCACGGCGACGAAATTGAGGAGAAGCGTGGTCACGACCTCGTCGACGGAAAAGCGCAGCCTCAGCCAAAGCGGCACGAGCAGCAGGACGATGCCGGCTGCTGCGCCGACGACGAGAAGCAGCGGAATCTGCAGCGGGGAGGGGAGACTGCCAAAAAGGTGCGAACTGGCCGCGGCGACGGCAATCGCTCCGAGATAGAACTGACCCTCGGCGCCGATGTTCCAGAGCCTCGCGCGGAACGCGACCGCGGCGGCAAGGCCCGTTAGAATGAGCGGGCTTGCGCGGGTCAAGGTTTCGGTCGCCGAAAGCCGCGAGCCAAAGGCCCCGACGAGAATGCGCCAATAGGCCTCCATGACCGGGGCGCCGGCGATCGCGATGAGCAGGCCGGCCAACGCCAGCGCGCAGAGGATCGCAAGCACGGGCGTCGCGATCACCAGGGCGAGCGAACGATGTTCGCGTCGTTCAAAACGCATGCGGAACCTCGTGCTCTTCATTCCATTCGCCGGCCATCATCAGGCCGAGTTTCGTGGCACTGGCGCTGTCGGCGGCGATTGGAGGCGAAAGCCGACCGTTGACGATGGCCTGAATTCGGTCGGCAAGCGCCATGACTTCTTCCAGGTCCTCGGAGATGAGGAGCACCGCGGTTCCCGCGCGCCGCGCTTCGAGCAGCCGCTCGTGCACCGCGGCGACAGCCCCCTCGTCGAGCCCGCGCGCCGGCTGCGCCGCAAGCAGGATGCGCGGTCGGTCGATCAGATTGCGCCCGAGGATGAGTTTCTGCATGTTGCCGCCCGAGAGCAGCCGCGTGCGTGTCGTCGGCCGGCCGCCGCGAACGTC
It encodes the following:
- the katG gene encoding catalase/peroxidase HPI gives rise to the protein MDQKSDSAGKCPVAHTAPRGRSNRDWWPDQLDVQVLHRHSGLSDPLGNTFNYAEEFKKLDLDALKRDLHALMTDSQDWWPADFGHYGGLFIRMAWHSAGTYRITDGRGGAGQGQQRFAPLNSWPDNANLDKARRLLWPIKQKYGNRISWADLLILTGNVALESMGFKTFGFAGGRVDVWEPEELFWGPEGTWLGDERYSGERQLSEPLAAVQMGLIYVNPEGPNGNPDPVGAAHDIRETFARMAMNDEETVALIAGGHTFGKTHGAGDPSFIGADPEGGAIEDQGLGWKSTFGTGVGKDAITGGPEVTWSQTPTRWSNHFFENLFNHEWELTKSPAGAYQWKAKNAEASIPDAYDASRKHVPTMLTTDLSLRFDPAYEKISRRFLENPDQFADAFARAWFKLTHRDMGPKVRYLGPEVPAEDLIWQDVIPAVDHRLVDETDIAGLKAKVLASGLSVQELVSTAWASASTFRGSDKRGGANGARIRLAPQKDWEVNQPTQLARVLSVLEGIQRDFNAAQTGGKRISLADLIVLAGGAAVEKAAKAGGHDIAVPFTPGRMDASEAQTDAASFAALEPRADGFRNYVSTSRRQFMKPEEALVDRAQLLTLTAPEMTVLVGGLRVLKAGEPRHGVFTSRPESLTNDFFVNLLDMGTQWSPIAGEEGVYEGRDRKTGAARWTGTRVDLIFGSHSQLRAFAEVYAQSDAGEKFVKDFVAAWTKVMNADRFDLV
- a CDS encoding MFS transporter gives rise to the protein MLWAGMSVNASPTVMFLLISFGTVLGIAGTDLVLPAIPAMPTAFGGTAALAQMVLAAYAGGTLVGLLTFGELGARYSRRKLLVWSLGLFAVTSLLSAYAPTLEWLVVLRFAQGAFGSGPAVFAPGFIHGLYPADKAPSMFGRLGSIESLTPALAPIVGAYLMAVGGWQTSFLMLAGLAILCAIGSWAYRQSLPDRLEALELHRSYMSIIRNRDFLRHGLSQALSLGSILIFVFGAPAVMTGALGMTIGDFILLQVFGIALFILASNASNALARRFGTGRMIMIGTGAVVLGFFLILLYTSLGGRSLTVLVPLWMTANGAFGIRGPIGFHQAILASRGDHSRGAALVVAAILGITAGGTAAAAPFIDIGWLPLALASSLAALLALLCLTLIGSTAKEAEDG
- a CDS encoding cupin domain-containing protein, giving the protein MRINEDLTKPVIVHSAKLDWVPSPAAGVDRRMLYRIGGEVARATSIVRYAPGSAFPRHVHSGGEEILVLEGTFEDEHGDYPAGSYFRNPPGTSHIPASKDGCTIFVRLWQYREGDGTQIVRYPGEGESAPLREGVEAARVLFDDGKERVSIETWLPGSAVSVENRRGLEFLVLSGGLASRGEQLEPQSWGRLPAGEALEAITGRQGAEIWIKDAPLQHPDVLQLP
- a CDS encoding amidohydrolase family protein, coding for MFDLIIRNANLPDGRQGFDIGVAGGKIAAIEKSIAATAGEEIDTSGRLVSPPFCDPHFHMDATLSLGLPRMNVSGTLLEGIALWGELRPLLTKEALVERALRYCDLAVTQGLLYIRSHVDTSDPRLVTAEALLEVKEKVAPYIELQLVAFPQDGYYRAPDGVASLERALDMGIGIVGGIPHFERTMEDGARSVEALCRIAADRGLPVDMHCDETDDPLSRHIETLAAQTVRFGLKGRVAGSHLTSMHSMDNYYVSKLIPLMAEAEINVIPNPLINIMLQGRHDTYPKRRGMTRVRELMAAGLNVSFGHDCVMDPWYSMGSGDMLEVGHMAIHVAQMAGIDDKRKIFDALTVNSAKTMGLEGYGLETGCNADLVVLQAADVTEALRLKPNRLFVIKAGKVIAKTAPRVGELFLAGRPASIDMGRDYVPPVLQR
- a CDS encoding ABC transporter permease produces the protein MNAVIDIFASAGLWAAVLRIATPLILGTLGALLCERSGVLNLGIEGIMTFGAMIGWLTVYNGADLWTGILVAGLSGGIFGLLHAGLTVTLGLSQHVSGLGVTLFASSFSYYVFRLLVPVAGTPPTIEPFQPIDVPVLSSLPFLGPALFTQTPPTYAAILLALALGYILFRTPLGLAIRMTGENPHAAEAQGINPMAIRFGSVVVGSALMGIGGAFLTLSAFNSFFPTMVQGRGWICIALVVFASWRPGRALVGALLFALFDGFQLRLQARLSGVVPYQIFLMIPYLMSIAALALMARRARVPQALMQPYRRGER
- a CDS encoding ABC transporter permease, with amino-acid sequence MRFERREHRSLALVIATPVLAILCALALAGLLIAIAGAPVMEAYWRILVGAFGSRLSATETLTRASPLILTGLAAAVAFRARLWNIGAEGQFYLGAIAVAAASSHLFGSLPSPLQIPLLLVVGAAAGIVLLLVPLWLRLRFSVDEVVTTLLLNFVAVLFVSMLIDGPLKDPMGFGWPQSQPVADAAVLPKLFARSRLHIGLMIALVLAVAVHLVQSRTVFGMQSRAAGLNPAGAVFAGVPLGRTLVTVACISGGLAGLAGAIEVMGVQGYVTTDLSPGYGYSGIVVAMLANLHPLGVVLAALFTAVMFVGADGMSRSMGIPSYIADVTVALALISMLTGVFFTQYRIRR